In a single window of the Zea mays cultivar B73 chromosome 5, Zm-B73-REFERENCE-NAM-5.0, whole genome shotgun sequence genome:
- the LOC103627751 gene encoding uncharacterized protein LOC103627751 encodes MEPAERIESAGTALGKRPRSRVLPRTASMVTVPSAAKQGRQERGAGVPSSCSLPAACAGMVAVPGGYYYCGTSFAAVETAAFLKACGLCKRHLGPGHDTFIYRGEVAFCSQECREKQIEYDDLDERMEQTCSVTSMKEAPSVSGASGSDQSGSGGETVAAA; translated from the exons ATGGAGCCGGCTGAGCGGATCGAGTCGGCCGGGACGGCGCTGGGGAAGCGTCCGAGGAGCAGGGTGCTGCCGCGCACGGCCAGCATGGTGACGGTGCCGTCGGCGGCGAAGCAGGGGCGCCAGGAGCGGGGCGCCGGCGTGCCGTCGTCCTGCTCACTGCCGGCTGCCTGCGCCGGGATGGTGGCCGTGCCGGGGGGTTACTACTACTGTGGCACCTCGTTCGCGGCGGTGGAGACGGCGGCCTTCCTGAAGGCGTGCGGCCTCTGCAAACGCCACCTCGGGCCCGGCCACGACACCTTCATCTACAG GGGCGAGGTGGCATTCTGCAGCCAGGAGTGCCGGGAGAAGCAGATCGAGTACGACGACCTCGACGAGCGCATGGAGCAGACCTGCTCCGTGACCTCCATGAAGGAGGCCCCGTCCGTGTCCGGCGCCAGCGGCTCCGACCAGTCCGGCAGCGGCGGGGAGACCGTGGCCGCCGCCTAG
- the LOC100191418 gene encoding putative O-Glycosyl hydrolase superfamily protein precursor, which translates to MEGRARLSLVHAAAALVVLLQLHGGAVVVASEPPYTCGAGAPPNIPFCDAGLPIDRRVDDLVSRMTVAEKISQLGDQSPAIPRLGVPAYKWWSEALHGISNQGRGIHLDGPLRAATSFPQVILTAASFNPHLWYRIGQVIGVEARAVYNNGQAEGLTFWAPNINVFRDPRWGRGQETPGEDPTMTGKYAAVFVRGVQGYGLAGPVNSTGLEASACCKHFTAYDLENWKGVTRYVFDAKVTAQDLADTYNPPFKSCVEDGHASGIMCSYNRVNGVPTCADYNLLSTTARQDWGFYGYITSDCDAVAIIHDAQGYAKTAEDAVADVLKAGMDVNCGSYVQDHGASALQQGKITEQDINRALHNLFAVRMRLGLFNGDPRRNLYGDIGPDQVCTQEHQDLALEAAQDGIVLLKNDGGAGALPLSKPNVASLAVIGFNANDAIRLRGNYFGPPCVTVTPLQVLQGYVKDTSFVAGCNSAACNVTTIPEAVQAASSADSVVLFMGLDQDQEREEVDRLDLTLPGQQQTLIESVANAAKKPVILVLLCGGPVDVSFAKTNPKIGAILWAGYPGEAGGIAIAQVLFGEHNPGGRLPVTWYPQDFTRVPMTDMRMRADPATGYPGRTYRFYRGPTVFNFGYGLSYSKYSHRFATKPPPTSNVAGLKAVEATAGGMASYDVEAIGSETCDRLKFPAVVRVQNHGPMDGKHSVLVFMRWPNATDGSGRPASQLIGFQSLHLRATQTAHVEFEVSPCKHFSRATEDGRKVIDQGSHFVMVGEDEFEMSFMA; encoded by the exons ATGGAAGgccgcgcgcgcctctccctcGTCCACGCCGCCGCCGCGCTGGTGGTCCTGCTGCAGCTGCATGGCGGCGCCGTCGTGGTTGCGTCTGAGCCGCCCTACACCTGCGGCGCCGGAGCGCCGCCCAACATCCCGTTCTGCGACGCGGGGCTGCCCATCGACCGGCGCGTCGACGACCTCGTCTCGCGGATGACGGTGGCGGAGAAGATCTCGCAGCTCGGGGACCAGTCCCCGGCCATCCCGCGGCTCGGCGTGCCGGCGTACAAGTGGTGGTCCGAGGCGCTGCACGGGATCTCCAACCAGGGCCGCGGCATCCACCTCGACGGCCCGCTCCGCGCCGCCACCAGCTTCCCGCAGGTCATCCTCACCGCCGCGTCCTTCAACCCGCACCTCTGGTACCGCATCGGCCAG GTGATCGGCGTCGAGGCGAGGGCGGTGTACAACAACGGGCAGGCGGAGGGGCTCACCTTCTGGGCGCCCAACATCAACGTGTTCCGGGACCCGCGGTGGGGCCGCGGGCAGGAGACCCCCGGCGAGGACCCGACGATGACCGGCAAGTACGCCGCCGTCTTCGTCCGCGGCGTGCAGGGCTACGGCCTCGCCGGCCCCGTCAACTCCACGGGCCTCGAGGCCTCCGCCTGCTGCAAGCACTTCACCGCCTACGACCTCGAGAACTGGAAGGGCGTCACCCGATACGTGTTCGACGCCAAG GTGACGGCGCAGGATCTGGCGGACACGTACAACCCTCCGTTCAAGAGCTGCGTGGAGGACGGCCATGCCAGCGGCATCATGTGCTCCTACAACCGCGTCAATGGCGTGCCGACGTGCGCCGACTACAACCTGCTCTCCACGACGGCGAGGCAGGACTGGGGGTTTTACGG GTATATCACCTCGGACTGCGACGCTGTGGCCATCATCCATGATGCGCAAGGCTACGCCAAGACGGCAGAAGATGCAGTTGCAGATGTGCTCAAAGCTG GAATGGACGTGAACTGCGGCAGCTACGTGCAGGACCACGGTGCCTCTGCGCTGCAGCAAGGGAAGATCACGGAGCAGGACATCAACAGGGCGCTGCACAACCTGTTCGCCGTCAGGATGAGGCTGGGGCTCTTCAACGGCGACCCCAGGCGCAACCTGTACGGCGACATCGGGCCCGATCAGGTGTGCACGCAGGAGCACCAGGACCTCGCCCTGGAAGCGGCGCAGGACGGCATCGTCTTGCTCAAGAACGACGGCGGCGCCGGCGCGCTCCCGCTGTCCAAGCCCAACGTCGCGTCCCTCGCCGTGATCGGGTTCAACGCGAACGACGCCATCAGGCTGCGCGGCAACTACTTCGGCCCGCCGTGCGTGACGGTGACGCCGCTCCAGGTGCTGCAGGGCTACGTGAAGGACACGAGCTTCGTCGCCGGCTGCAACTCGGCCGCCTGCAACGTCACGACGATCCCCGAGGCGGTCCAGGCGGCGAGCTCGGCGGACTCCGTCGTCTTGTTCATGGGGCTGGACCAGGACCAGGAGAGGGAGGAGGTTGACCGGCTGGACCTGACGCTCCCGGGACAGCAGCAGACCCTCATCGAGAGCGTCGCGAACGCGGCGAAGAAGCCGGTGATCCTGGTGCTGCTCTGCGGTGGGCCCGTGGATGTGAGCTTTGCGAAGACCAACCCCAAGATTGGGGCCATCCTGTGGGCTGGCTACCCCGGCGAGGCCGGCGGCATTGCCATCGCACAGGTCCTCTTCGGAGAGCACAACCCTG GTGGAAGGCTGCCCGTGACATGGTATCCCCAAGATTTCACGAGAGTGCCTATGACGGACATGCGGATGCGCGCCGACCCGGCCACGGGCTACCCCGGCCGGACGTACCGGTTCTACCGCGGCCCGACAGTGTTCAACTTCGGCTACGGCCTCAGCTACTCCAAGTACTCCCACCGCTTCGCCACGAAGCCGCCTCCCACGAGCAACGTCGCCGGCCTTAAGGCGgtggaggcaacggcgggcggcATGGCGAGCTACGACGTGGAGGCGATCGGGTCGGAGACGTGCGACCGGCTCAAGTTCCCGGCGGTGGTGCGGGTGCAGAACCACGGGCCCATGGACGGGAAGCACTCGGTGCTGGTGTTCATGCGCTGGCCCAACGCGACGGACGGCAGCGGCCGGCCGGCCAGCCAGCTGATCGGGTTCCAGAGCCTGCACCTGAGGGCGACGCAGACGGCGCACGTGGAGTTCGAGGTGAGCCCCTGCAAGCACTTCAGCCGGGCGACGGAGGATGGCAGGAAGGTGATCGATCAGGGCTCGCACTTCGTGATGGTCGGCGAGGATGAGTTCGAGATGAGCTTCATGGCGTGA
- the LOC100274100 gene encoding Type I inositol polyphosphate 5-phosphatase 5, with amino-acid sequence MSNHNAPCDIPKPASVDEFLAKNGKKKKSFMSGLFRKKGRGADKKLLSRRDIVFDLEGRSGDRMDLLETSAAVRKSFSDRHCTTRIENLTLSCLDSPRRPNVDTREYRVFVGTWNVGGKPPDSSVNLQEFLQIEGLPDIYVLGFQEIVPLNAGNVLVVEDNEPAGKWMDLIYQALNRPPPHQDGQSSGDELSPPPSTSSSHYRSRPQGAARDPSNAAAIPKTSSGGMLCAQKPPPPLKMVSKCYRVDNALVKTCTCMSDPSTMQLRAREMREFLCRVEAAAASPGRGAGADDDALASIEGGDQRGGGGMNYCLVARKQMVGIFLSVWVRRELVQYVGHLRVDCVGRGIMGRLGNKGCIAMSMTLHHTSICFVCCHLASGEKEGDEVRRNSDVAEILKNAQFPRICKVPGQRVPEKIIDHDRIIWLGDLNYRVSLSYEETKTLLEDNEWDILLEKDQLAMERQAGRVFKGWKEGKIYFAPTYKYKQNSDSYLWETAKSKKKRRTPAWCDRILWHGQGIEQLQYIRGEFRLSDHRPVCSVFVIEADVDSGSKIRKGYSTLDARIHCESPEIPKRHSFYDDF; translated from the exons ATGTCAAATCACAACGCGCCCTGTGACATCCCCAAGCCGGCCTCCGTCGACGAGTTCCTCGCCAAgaatggcaagaagaagaag TCCTTCATGTCGGGCCTCTTCCGCAAGAAAGGGAGGGGCGCGGACAAGAAGCTGCTCTCGCGGCGGGACATCGTCTTCG ATTTGGAAGGCAGAAGCGGCGACAGGATGGACCTCTTGGAGACGTCCGCCGCTGTCCGCAAGAGCTTCTCAG ATCGGCACTGCACGACGCGGATCGAGAACCTGACGCTGAGCTGCCTGGATTCTCCCAGGAGACCCAATGTCGATACCCGGGAGTACCG GGTGTTTGTAGGCACATGGAACGTGGGAGGGAAGCCTCCTGACAGCAGCGTTAACCTCCAAGAGTTTCTGCAGATCGAAGGCTTGCCCGATATATATGTCTTGGG GTTTCAGGAGATCGTGCCTCTGAACGCGGGCAACGTGCTGGTCGTGGAGGACAACGAGCCGGCGGGCAAGTGGATGGACCTCATCTACCAGGCCCTGAACAGGCCGCCGCCCCACCAGGACGGCCAGTCCTCCGGCGACGAgctctcgccgccgccgtccaccTCCTCCTCCCACTACCGGAGCCGGCCGCAAGGTGCCGCCCGCGACCCCAGCAACGCCGCCGCCATCCCCAAGACCTCCAGCGGCGGCATGCTCTGCGCGcagaagccgccgccgccgctcaagATGGTCAGCAAGTGCTACCGCGTCGACAACGCGCTGGTGAAGACGTGCACCTGCATGTCCGACCCGTCCACCATGCAGCTCCGGGCACGTGAGATGCGCGAGTTCCTCTGCCGCGTCGAGGCCGCCGCCGCCTCGCCGGGCCGCGGCGCCGGCGCCGACGACGACGCGCTGGCCTCCATCGAAGGCGGCGAccagaggggcggcggcggcatgAACTACTGCCTCGTCGCGAGGAAGCAGATGGTCGGGATCTTCCTGTCGGTGTGGGTGCGCCGGGAGCTGGTGCAGTACGTCGGCCACCTCCGGGTCGACTGCGTCGGCCGGGGCATCATGGGCCGCCTCGGGAACAAG GGATGCATCGCCATGAGCATGACGCTGCACCACACGAGCATCTGCTTCGTGTGCTGCCACCTGGCGTCCGGCGAGAAGGAAGGCGACGAGGTGCGGAGGAACTCCGACGTCGCCGAGATCCTCAAGAACGCGCAGTTCCCGCGCATCTGCAAGGTGCCCGGCCAGCGCGTCCCCGAGAAGATCATTGACCACGA CCGGATCATCTGGCTTGGGGATTTGAATTACCGAGTCTCGTTGAGCTACGAGGAAACTAAGACGCTCCTGGAGGATAATGAGTGGGACATCTTATTGGAGAAAGATCAG CTCGCGATGGAGAGACAAGCCGGGAGAGTGTTCAAAGGGTGGAAGGAGGGCAAGATCTACTTCGCCCCTACATACAAGTACAAGCAGAACTCCGACTCGTATCTATGGGAGACCGCCAAATCGAAGAAGAAACGACGAACGCCCGCATG GTGTGACCGGATACTGTGGCACGGCCAAGGCATCGAGCAGCTGCAGTACATCAGGGGCGAGTTCAGGCTCTCCGACCACAGGCCGGTCTGCAGCGTGTTCGTGATCGAAGCCGATGTAGATAGCGGGAGCAAGATCAGGAAGGGCTACTCAACGCTGGACGCTAGGATCCACTGCGAGTCCCCCGAGATACCCAAGAGACACAGCTTCTATGATGACTTCTGA
- the LOC100217145 gene encoding photosynthetic NDH subunit of lumenal location 4, chloroplastic isoform X1: protein MAPPITSLSSLMASSPIPTPPPPLPKTSGRALSVAPCGSASSSSPSTSSTPHPVAASASAGRRGLLALGAGFLASAALLSPAGDAGATRIEYYATVGDKMCDLSLVKSGLAYCDVEVGTGVQPPRGELINVHYTARFPDGTLFDSSYKRGRPLTMRIGAGKILRGLEQGISGGGGVPPMLVGGKRKLMIPASLAYGPEPAGCFSGDCNIPGNSTLLYDLFLVGIYK from the exons ATGGCGCCACCCATCACGTCCCTGTCGTCTCTGATGGCGTCCAGCCCAATcccgacgccgccgccgccgctcccgaaGACCAGCGGCAGAGCGCTCTCCGTCGCGCCCTGCGGCTCCGCGTCGTCCTCGTCGCCGTCCACTTCCTCGACTCCTCATCCGGTggcggcgtcggcgtcggcgggCAGGAGGGGGCTGCTGGCGCTGGGCGCCGGGTTCCTGGCCTCGGCCGCGCTGCTGTCCCCGGCGGGCGACGCCGGCGCCACGCGCATCGAGTACTACGCGACGGTCGGGGACAAGATGTGCGACCTGAGCCTCGTCAAGTCCGGCCTCGCGTACTGCGACGTCGAGGTCGGCACCGGCGTCCAGCCCCCGCGCGGCGAGCTCATCAAT GTGCACTACACCGCGAGATTTCCCGACGGTACGCTGTTCGACAGCAGCTACAAGCGCGGGAGGCCACTGACGATGCGCATAGGCGCAGGCAAG ATCCTCCGAGGGCTTGAACAGGGGATCAGTGGCGGCGGCGGTGTGCCGCCCATGCTTGTTG GTGGAAAGCGCAAGCTGATGATACCTGCGTCACTGGCGTACGGGCCTGAACCGGCAGGCTGCTTCTCAG GAGACTGCAACATCCCCGGAAACTCCACACTTCTATATGACCTTTTCCTCGTCGGGATCTACAAGTGA